One segment of Panicum virgatum strain AP13 chromosome 3K, P.virgatum_v5, whole genome shotgun sequence DNA contains the following:
- the LOC120699802 gene encoding 30S ribosomal protein S6-like isoform X2 has product MEATAAPRALSLLAPSPPPSLRMNCWRVAFGGVRRRGAVPVRAKKKRGRGGDGGAEERVDTHSFAPKAGEAAGLFPEAVLLRKKMAREDGQVAPEFADAEEEKLYDFLNIQLESDLNLKRMRHYEVVYLIHEDRVEEVEDVVSKVQDFVREKKGRIWRLNNWGLRRLAYKIKKATHANYILMNFEIESRYINDFKTLLDKDERIIRHLVMKRDEAITEDCPPPPEFHTLRAQQYFDDEYEDEEEEEEEEDLNARSELESADYDEDDVAAGDEPEIIYVDEADQDNYKDSQDTRRRNRKLKVKKYTAEKVLR; this is encoded by the exons ATggaggccaccgccgcgccgcgggcgCTCTCCCTCCTGGCGCCGTCTCCACCTCCATCGCTGCGGATGAACTGCTGGCGCGTCGCCTTCGGAGGCGTGAGGCGGCGCGGGGCCGTGCCCGtcagggcgaagaagaagagggggaggggcggggACGGGGGCGCGGAGGAGCGGGTGGACACGCACAGCTTTGCTCCCAaggccggcgaggccgccgggCTGTTTCCCGAGGCCGTCCTGCTTAGAAAG AAAATGGCGAGAGAGGATGGTCAAGTGGCACCGGAATTTGCTGATGCAGAAGAAg aaaagctaTATGACTTTCTTAACATTCAGCTTGAGAgtgatttaaatttaaaaagaa TGCGGCACTATGAAGTAGTTTATCTAATTCATGAGGATCGTGTTGAAGAAGTTGAAGATGTTGTATCAAAAGTACAAG ATTTTGTCagggagaagaaaggaagaatatGGAGGCTTAACAATTGGGGATTGCGCAGGCTTGCTTACAAAATAAAGAAAGCAACACATGCCAACTACATCTTGATGAACTTTGAGATAGAGTCAAGGTACATCAATGACTTCAAGACCCTGCTAGACAAGGATGAAAGGATCATCAGACACCTTGTTATGAAACGGGATGAGGCAATTACTGAAGACTGCCCTCCCCCACCAGAGTTCCACACTCTGCGAGCTCAACAATattttgatgatgaatatgaagatgaggaggaggaagaggaagaggaggatttGAATGCCAGGAGTGAACTAGAGTCAGCCGATTATGATGAGGATGATGTTGCAGCTGGTGATGAACCTGAAATTATTTATGTTGATGAAGCTGATCAGGATAATTACAAAGACAGTCAAGACACTAGAAGAAGGAACAGGAAGCTGAAGGTGAAGAAGTATACAGCAGAAAAGGTATTGAGGTAG
- the LOC120699802 gene encoding 30S ribosomal protein S6-like isoform X1, with the protein MEATAAPRALSLLAPSPPPSLRMNCWRVAFGGVRRRGAVPVRAKKKRGRGGDGGAEERVDTHSFAPKAGEAAGLFPEAVLLRKKMAREDGQVAPEFADAEEEKLYDFLNIQLESDLNLKRMRHYEVVYLIHEDRVEEVEDVVSKVQDFVREKKGRIWRLNNWGLRRLAYKIKKATHANYILMNFEIESRYINDFKTLLDKDERIIRHLVMKRDEAITEDCPPPPEFHTLRAQQYFDDEYEDEEEEEEEEDLNARSELESADYDEDDVAAGDEPEIIYVDEADQDNYKDSQDTRRRNRKLKVKKYTAEKPVVSL; encoded by the exons ATggaggccaccgccgcgccgcgggcgCTCTCCCTCCTGGCGCCGTCTCCACCTCCATCGCTGCGGATGAACTGCTGGCGCGTCGCCTTCGGAGGCGTGAGGCGGCGCGGGGCCGTGCCCGtcagggcgaagaagaagagggggaggggcggggACGGGGGCGCGGAGGAGCGGGTGGACACGCACAGCTTTGCTCCCAaggccggcgaggccgccgggCTGTTTCCCGAGGCCGTCCTGCTTAGAAAG AAAATGGCGAGAGAGGATGGTCAAGTGGCACCGGAATTTGCTGATGCAGAAGAAg aaaagctaTATGACTTTCTTAACATTCAGCTTGAGAgtgatttaaatttaaaaagaa TGCGGCACTATGAAGTAGTTTATCTAATTCATGAGGATCGTGTTGAAGAAGTTGAAGATGTTGTATCAAAAGTACAAG ATTTTGTCagggagaagaaaggaagaatatGGAGGCTTAACAATTGGGGATTGCGCAGGCTTGCTTACAAAATAAAGAAAGCAACACATGCCAACTACATCTTGATGAACTTTGAGATAGAGTCAAGGTACATCAATGACTTCAAGACCCTGCTAGACAAGGATGAAAGGATCATCAGACACCTTGTTATGAAACGGGATGAGGCAATTACTGAAGACTGCCCTCCCCCACCAGAGTTCCACACTCTGCGAGCTCAACAATattttgatgatgaatatgaagatgaggaggaggaagaggaagaggaggatttGAATGCCAGGAGTGAACTAGAGTCAGCCGATTATGATGAGGATGATGTTGCAGCTGGTGATGAACCTGAAATTATTTATGTTGATGAAGCTGATCAGGATAATTACAAAGACAGTCAAGACACTAGAAGAAGGAACAGGAAGCTGAAGGTGAAGAAGTATACAGCAGAAAAG CCTGTTGTGAGCTTGTGA
- the LOC120699803 gene encoding rhodanese-like domain-containing protein 6 isoform X1: MDATRQPDQRRGDGGGGDRYGVLLYYKYAEVPDAAALAAFYEERCRGLALVGRVRVGPDGVNATLGGRMTALEKHIAEMSSNTLFEGTDFKLASCEDPVDERVARECGFTSLSVRVVKELVTLCSNPTSAPPEISSAGRHLSAAEFHSVLQNVAGTSSDEVASAEKNEVVVVDARNVYETRIGKFNVPNVETLDPEIRQYSDLPSWIDEHTEKLRGKSILMYCTGGIRCEMASAYIRSKGEGFENVFQLYGGIQRYLEQFPDGGYFEGKNFVFDHRISVGSLKENILGMCLLCGSSYDDYSSRCRCSHCRMLVLVCPTCQGSTKEYVCELCQKNGKELCQISNTQDCGIQISEPSGFENPSISNHNVTSKVPWSNVDLSLTWVKFYADSEQLKKLRILCLHGFRQSASNFKGRTSALAKKLKHIAELVFIDAPHELSFVYQPIQGCCSDKPSPPAATPKRKFAWLVAPNSSFNAEQDWKAADAPFDPLQYQQQTKGFEESYTYLENAISEIGNFDGILGFSQGAAMAALFCRQQQKTCGSPKFRFGMFCSGYPAPVGNFDGEPIKLPSLHCFGNGEGHDRQIANRASAELAGQFQLDCCSVVEHDLGHIIPTRSPYIDRIKDFLSSFL, encoded by the exons ATGGACGCGACGCGGCAGCCGGACCAGCGTcggggagatggcggcggcggagaccgCTACGGCGTGCTTCTCTACTACAAGTACGCCGAGgtgcccgacgccgccgcgctcgccgcgttcTACGAGGAGCGCTGCCGCGGCCTCGCGCTCGTCGGCCGCGTCCGCGTCGGCCCCGACGGCGTCAACGCCACG CTCGGGGGGCGGATGACGGCGCTAGAGAAGCACATCGCGGAGATGAGCTCCAACACCTTGTTCGAGGGCACGGACTTCAAGCTGGCTTCCTGCGAGGACCCAGTTGACGAGAGGGTCGCCAGGGAGTGCGGCTTCACCTCGCTCTCCGTCCGGGTCGTCAAG GAGCTGGTTACCCTGTGCTCGAATCCCACATCGGCACCACCGGAGATTTCAAGTGCAGGGAGACACTTGTCGGCTGCTGAGTTCCATTCGGTGCTCCAAAATGTTG CTGGGACTAGTTCGGATGAGGTGGCATCAGCGGAGAAGAATGAAGTGGTTGTTGTTGATGCAAGGAATGTGTATGAGACGCGGATCGGCAAGTTCAATGTACCAAATGTGGAGACTTTAGACCCAGAAATCAGGCAGTACAGTGACCTGCCTTCATGGATAGATGAGCATACTGAGAAGCTGCGTGGGAAGTCAATCCTCAT GTACTGCACAGGAGGTATACGCTGTGAGATGGCATCAGCTTATATTCGCTCGAAAGGTGAAGGATTTGAGAATGTTTTTCAG CTATATGGTGGCATTCAGCGGTATCTGGAGCAGTTCCCAGATGGTGGCTATTTTGAAGGAAAGAATTTTGTATTTGACCACAG AATCTCAGTGGGAAGCCTTAAAGAGAACATACTTGGGATGTGTTTGCTATGTGGTTCTTCCTATGATGACTATTCATCCCGGTGTCGTTGCAGCCACTGCAGAATGTTGGTCTTAGTGTGCCCTACATGTCAG GGGTCTACTAAGGAATATGTATGCGAGTTATGTCAAAAGAATGGAAAAGAACTCTGCCAAATATCGAACACGCAAGACTGCGGAATACAGATATCTGAACCTTCTGGCTTTGAAAACCCATCCATAAGCAATCACAATGTGACCTCCAAAGTTCCCTGGAGTAATG TTGACCTTTCTCTAACTTGGGTGAAGTTTTACGCAGATAGTGAGCAGCTGAAAAAGCTGAGGATTCTCTGCTTGCATGGTTTCCGTCAGAGCGCATCCAATTTTAAGGGAAGAACATCAGCACTTGCCAAGAAGCTGAAGCACATTGCTGAGCTCGTCTTCATAGACGCTCCTCATGAGCTTTCTTTTGTATACCAACCAATCCAGGGCTGCTGCTCTGACAAACCCTCACCTCCTGCTGCGACTCCAAAACGGAAATTCGCATGGCTCGTTGCTCCAAACTCCAGTTTCAACGCCGAGCAAGACTGGAAGGCCGCAGATGCGCCGTTCGACCCACTTCAGTACCAGCAACAAACCAAAGGCTTTGAGGAATCATACACCTACCTAGAAAACGCCATCTCTGAGATTGGAAACTTCGACGGAATCCTTGGCTTCTCTCagggcgccgccatggccgccttgttttgcaggcagcagcagaagaCATGTGGTTCTCCGAAATTCAGGTTTGGGATGTTCTGCTCCGGGTATCCAGCGCCAGTGGGCAATTTTGATGGTGAACCGATCAAGCTTCCCTCGCTCCATTGTTTTGGCAACGGCGAAGGCCATGACAGGCAGATAGCGAACAGGGCGAGCGCTGAACTCGCTGGTCAGTTTCAGCTGGATTGCTGCTCTGTGGTTGAGCATGATTTGGGCCACATAATCCCCACCCGGTCGCCCTACATCGATCGAATAAAGGATTTCCTGTCCAGTTTCCTATAG
- the LOC120699803 gene encoding rhodanese-like domain-containing protein 6 isoform X2, whose translation MDATRQPDQRRGDGGGGDRYGVLLYYKYAEVPDAAALAAFYEERCRGLALVGRVRVGPDGVNATLGGRMTALEKHIAEMSSNTLFEGTDFKLASCEDPVDERVARECGFTSLSVRVVKELVTLCSNPTSAPPEISSAGRHLSAAEFHSVLQNVAGTSSDEVASAEKNEVVVVDARNVYETRIGKFNVPNVETLDPEIRQYSDLPSWIDEHTEKLRGKSILMYCTGGIRCEMASAYIRSKGEGFENVFQLYGGIQRYLEQFPDGGYFEGKNFVFDHRISVGSLKENILGMCLLCGSSYDDYSSRCRCSHCRMLVLVCPTCQGSTKEYVCELCQKNGKELCQISNTQDCGIQISEPSGFENPSISNHNVTSKVPWSNDSEQLKKLRILCLHGFRQSASNFKGRTSALAKKLKHIAELVFIDAPHELSFVYQPIQGCCSDKPSPPAATPKRKFAWLVAPNSSFNAEQDWKAADAPFDPLQYQQQTKGFEESYTYLENAISEIGNFDGILGFSQGAAMAALFCRQQQKTCGSPKFRFGMFCSGYPAPVGNFDGEPIKLPSLHCFGNGEGHDRQIANRASAELAGQFQLDCCSVVEHDLGHIIPTRSPYIDRIKDFLSSFL comes from the exons ATGGACGCGACGCGGCAGCCGGACCAGCGTcggggagatggcggcggcggagaccgCTACGGCGTGCTTCTCTACTACAAGTACGCCGAGgtgcccgacgccgccgcgctcgccgcgttcTACGAGGAGCGCTGCCGCGGCCTCGCGCTCGTCGGCCGCGTCCGCGTCGGCCCCGACGGCGTCAACGCCACG CTCGGGGGGCGGATGACGGCGCTAGAGAAGCACATCGCGGAGATGAGCTCCAACACCTTGTTCGAGGGCACGGACTTCAAGCTGGCTTCCTGCGAGGACCCAGTTGACGAGAGGGTCGCCAGGGAGTGCGGCTTCACCTCGCTCTCCGTCCGGGTCGTCAAG GAGCTGGTTACCCTGTGCTCGAATCCCACATCGGCACCACCGGAGATTTCAAGTGCAGGGAGACACTTGTCGGCTGCTGAGTTCCATTCGGTGCTCCAAAATGTTG CTGGGACTAGTTCGGATGAGGTGGCATCAGCGGAGAAGAATGAAGTGGTTGTTGTTGATGCAAGGAATGTGTATGAGACGCGGATCGGCAAGTTCAATGTACCAAATGTGGAGACTTTAGACCCAGAAATCAGGCAGTACAGTGACCTGCCTTCATGGATAGATGAGCATACTGAGAAGCTGCGTGGGAAGTCAATCCTCAT GTACTGCACAGGAGGTATACGCTGTGAGATGGCATCAGCTTATATTCGCTCGAAAGGTGAAGGATTTGAGAATGTTTTTCAG CTATATGGTGGCATTCAGCGGTATCTGGAGCAGTTCCCAGATGGTGGCTATTTTGAAGGAAAGAATTTTGTATTTGACCACAG AATCTCAGTGGGAAGCCTTAAAGAGAACATACTTGGGATGTGTTTGCTATGTGGTTCTTCCTATGATGACTATTCATCCCGGTGTCGTTGCAGCCACTGCAGAATGTTGGTCTTAGTGTGCCCTACATGTCAG GGGTCTACTAAGGAATATGTATGCGAGTTATGTCAAAAGAATGGAAAAGAACTCTGCCAAATATCGAACACGCAAGACTGCGGAATACAGATATCTGAACCTTCTGGCTTTGAAAACCCATCCATAAGCAATCACAATGTGACCTCCAAAGTTCCCTGGAGTAATG ATAGTGAGCAGCTGAAAAAGCTGAGGATTCTCTGCTTGCATGGTTTCCGTCAGAGCGCATCCAATTTTAAGGGAAGAACATCAGCACTTGCCAAGAAGCTGAAGCACATTGCTGAGCTCGTCTTCATAGACGCTCCTCATGAGCTTTCTTTTGTATACCAACCAATCCAGGGCTGCTGCTCTGACAAACCCTCACCTCCTGCTGCGACTCCAAAACGGAAATTCGCATGGCTCGTTGCTCCAAACTCCAGTTTCAACGCCGAGCAAGACTGGAAGGCCGCAGATGCGCCGTTCGACCCACTTCAGTACCAGCAACAAACCAAAGGCTTTGAGGAATCATACACCTACCTAGAAAACGCCATCTCTGAGATTGGAAACTTCGACGGAATCCTTGGCTTCTCTCagggcgccgccatggccgccttgttttgcaggcagcagcagaagaCATGTGGTTCTCCGAAATTCAGGTTTGGGATGTTCTGCTCCGGGTATCCAGCGCCAGTGGGCAATTTTGATGGTGAACCGATCAAGCTTCCCTCGCTCCATTGTTTTGGCAACGGCGAAGGCCATGACAGGCAGATAGCGAACAGGGCGAGCGCTGAACTCGCTGGTCAGTTTCAGCTGGATTGCTGCTCTGTGGTTGAGCATGATTTGGGCCACATAATCCCCACCCGGTCGCCCTACATCGATCGAATAAAGGATTTCCTGTCCAGTTTCCTATAG
- the LOC120699802 gene encoding 30S ribosomal protein S6-like isoform X3, protein MEATAAPRALSLLAPSPPPSLRMNCWRVAFGGVRRRGAVPVRAKKKRGRGGDGGAEERVDTHSFAPKAGEAAGLFPEAVLLRKKMAREDGQVAPEFADAEEEKLYDFLNIQLESDLNLKRMRHYEVVYLIHEDRVEEVEDVVSKVQDFVREKKGRIWRLNNWGLRRLAYKIKKATHANYILMNFEIESRYINDFKTLLDKDERIIRHLVMKRDEAITEDCPPPPEFHTLRAQQYFDDEYEDEEEEEEEEDLNARSELESADYDEDDVAAGDEPEIIYVDEADQDNYKDSQDTRRRNRKLKVKKYTAEKVCY, encoded by the exons ATggaggccaccgccgcgccgcgggcgCTCTCCCTCCTGGCGCCGTCTCCACCTCCATCGCTGCGGATGAACTGCTGGCGCGTCGCCTTCGGAGGCGTGAGGCGGCGCGGGGCCGTGCCCGtcagggcgaagaagaagagggggaggggcggggACGGGGGCGCGGAGGAGCGGGTGGACACGCACAGCTTTGCTCCCAaggccggcgaggccgccgggCTGTTTCCCGAGGCCGTCCTGCTTAGAAAG AAAATGGCGAGAGAGGATGGTCAAGTGGCACCGGAATTTGCTGATGCAGAAGAAg aaaagctaTATGACTTTCTTAACATTCAGCTTGAGAgtgatttaaatttaaaaagaa TGCGGCACTATGAAGTAGTTTATCTAATTCATGAGGATCGTGTTGAAGAAGTTGAAGATGTTGTATCAAAAGTACAAG ATTTTGTCagggagaagaaaggaagaatatGGAGGCTTAACAATTGGGGATTGCGCAGGCTTGCTTACAAAATAAAGAAAGCAACACATGCCAACTACATCTTGATGAACTTTGAGATAGAGTCAAGGTACATCAATGACTTCAAGACCCTGCTAGACAAGGATGAAAGGATCATCAGACACCTTGTTATGAAACGGGATGAGGCAATTACTGAAGACTGCCCTCCCCCACCAGAGTTCCACACTCTGCGAGCTCAACAATattttgatgatgaatatgaagatgaggaggaggaagaggaagaggaggatttGAATGCCAGGAGTGAACTAGAGTCAGCCGATTATGATGAGGATGATGTTGCAGCTGGTGATGAACCTGAAATTATTTATGTTGATGAAGCTGATCAGGATAATTACAAAGACAGTCAAGACACTAGAAGAAGGAACAGGAAGCTGAAGGTGAAGAAGTATACAGCAGAAAAG GTTTGCTATTAA
- the LOC120699805 gene encoding intermediate cleaving peptidase 55, mitochondrial-like: MAARLLRRTLRATEVAPRFLSASHGLVQRAAYTSGGIVDIGQPTPQSHPELLADGEITPGITNEEYISRRKKLLEVLPEKSLAIIASAEQQMMTDVVPYPFRQNGDYLYITGCTQPGGIAVLSEETGLCMFMPDKNKEDVVWQGQTAGVDAAVEFFKADKAFPLSQMQKILPEMIERSKGVYHNVKTSSSSYKNLDAFRRASLNNKVKDLTYYTDELRWIKSKSEIKLMRESASIVSQSLLQTMLLSRTHREESQLAAKIEYECKMRGAQRMAFHPVVGGGANASVIHYSRNDRKIKTGDLLLMDVGCEYHGYLSDLTRTWPPCGRFSPAQEELYSLILETNKECIKLCKPGASINEIHNHSVKLLIKGFQELGVLEKGKSIQYNYLNPTAIGHSLGMDIHDSVTLPKDKPLEPGVVMTIEPGVYIPASPVLNERAPGRFRGIGIRIEDEVLVTEDGHEVLTASVPKEIPHLTTLMSMGGEAAADGHELRAASSG, from the exons atggcggcgcggctgctACGGAGAACGCTGCGAGCAACCGAG GTAGCACCTCGATTTCTATCTGCTTCTCATGGTTTGGTACAGCGAGCTGCATACACATCTGGAGGAATAGTCGATATTGGCCAACCGACGCCCCAGTCACACCCTGAG TTATTAGCTGATGGAGAGATCACACCAGGCATCACGAATGAGGAGTACATATCTAGAAGAAAAAAGCTTTTGGAAGTGCTGCCAGAGAAGAGCTTGGCCATTATTGCCTCTGCTGAGCAGCAGATGATGACCGATGTAGTGCCATATCCATTCAGACAGAATGGTGATTACTTGTACATTACTGGCTGTACGCAACCTGGTGGCATAGCAGTTTTGAGTGAAGAAACTGGACTATGCATGTTCATGCCTGATAAAAATAAGGAG GATGTAGTTTGGCAAGGTCAAACTGCTGGAGTTGACGCAGCTGTGGAATTCTTTAAAGCGGATAAAGCATTTCCACTGAGTCAGATGCAAAAG ATCCTTCCTGAAATGATCGAGCGATCAAAGGGGGTATATCACAATGTAAAGACATCATCATCTTCTTACAAGAACTTGGATGCCTTCCGTCGGGCATCACTCAACAATAAAGTAAAAGATCTTACATATTACACTGATGAATTACGGTGGATCAAGTCAAAATCTGAAATTAAGCTGATGAGGGAATCAGCATCTATTGTTTCTCAG TCTCTTTTACAAACAATGTTGCTATCGAGGACCCACAGGGAGGAAAGCCAGCTGGCAGCTAAGATTGAATATGAGTGCAAAATGAGAGGTGCCCAAAGAATGGC GTTCCATCCTGTTGTTGGTGGAGGTGCAAATGCCAGTGTTATACACTACTCAAGAAACGATAGAAAA ATCAAAACAGGTGATCTTCTTCTCATGGATGTTGGCTGCGAGTATCATGGCTACCTTAGCGACCTGACTCGGACATGGCCACCCTGTGGCAGATTTTCGCCTGCTCAG GAAGAGCTGTACAGCCTAATACTGGAGACGAATAAGGAGTGCATAAAGCTCTGTAAACCAGGTGCCAGCATAAACGAGATACACAATCATTCA GTGAAGCTGCTGATAAAGGGATTCCAAGAGCTGGGGGTCCTGGAGAAGGGGAAATCCATCCAATACAACTACCTGAACCCGACCGCGATAG GTCACTCGTTAGGCATGGACATTCATGACTCGGTGACACTCCCCAAGGACAAGCCCTTGGAGCCCGGCGTC GTGATGACGATCGAGCCCGGGGTGTACATCCCGGCGTCCCCGGTCCTGAACGAGCGCGCGCCGGGGCGGTTCCGCGGCATCGGGATCCGCATCGAGGACGAGGTCCTCGTCACCGAGGACGGCCACGAG GTGCTGACGGCGTCGgtgcccaaggagatcccgcacctGACCACCCTGATGAGCATGGgcggggaggccgcggcggacgGGCATGAACTGCGCGCAGCCTCGAGCGGCTGA